In one window of Trichoderma breve strain T069 chromosome 7 map unlocalized scaffold00008, whole genome shotgun sequence DNA:
- a CDS encoding methyltransferase domain-containing protein — MSAATKETLAEINAKHFDKVSPGDWQQWVRDLHGQVVEFLISPEFPAWLGLPSQGTCRMLDYACGDGVISKGLKRHCSSVVGVDVSGSMLDKYRKTAADLGCSTDEMVGVRGDLLADNVQPTDPPLPEEMLHNFDLVVISMALHHFENPERALQRLAMRLKVDGVLMVIDWTPLDLSTPAQCRYEEELRERGESLEPDGFTEADMKGLFKQAGCGEVRWKLAEQLSPVPVAGAKGQLFWARAQKLA; from the exons ATGAGCGCTGCAACAAAGGAAACGTTGGCGGAGATCAACGCTAAACACTTCGA CAAGGTTAGCCCCGGCGATTGGCAGCAATGGGTCCGCGACCTCCACGGACAAGTCGTCGAATTTCTCATATCACCCGAATTTCCAGCTTGGCTTGGGCTACCAAGCCAAGGTACATGCCGGATGCTTGACTACGCGTGTGGAGACGGAGTCATCTCTAAGGGGCTTAAGCGGCATTGTTCTTCGGTTGTCGGTGTCGACGTCTCTGGTAGCATGCTGGACAAGTACCGGAAGACAGCCGCCGACCTAGGCTGTAGCACTGACGAGATGGTCGGTGTACGCGGCGACCTGCTAGCCGATAACGTACAGCCAACAGACCCGCCGCTGCCTGAGGAAATGTTGCACAATTTTGACCTCGTCGTCATTAGTATGGCCTTGCACCATTTTGAAAATCCCGAGCGTGCCTTGCAGCGGCTTGCAATGCGTCTGAAGGTAGATGGCGTGCTTATGGTTATAGACTGGACCCCTCTTGATCTCAGTACACCAGCCCAGTGCCGGTATGAAGAGGAATTGAGAGAGCGTGGCGAGAGCTTGGA ACCTGACGGCTTCACGGAGGCGGATATGAAGGGCCTGTTTAAGCAGGCTGGATGCGGAGAAGTTAGATGGAAGCTGGCGGAACAGTTAAGCCCCGTTCCTGTGGCTGGTGCCAAAGGCCAGTTGTTCTGGGCTCGAGCGCAGAAGTTGGCGTAA
- a CDS encoding short chain dehydrogenase domain-containing protein — protein sequence MSSNIILITGGNTGLGLEIARALCQSSKSYKILLAGRSLEKATAATEKLASKQLNGSTTVEPIQLDVEDDESINSAFKFVEEQFGRLDVLVNNAGANFDRELYLGKVSLREAWNKSWAVNTVGSHVVSSVFTPLLLKSADPRLIFIASGTATLHGQTKEERSAKTGMNMMMREWARVLKEDKVKVCAVSPGLLATGLGGDQELLRQMGAIDPQIGAELVTSVIEGERDTDMGLVINMAGVQPW from the exons ATGTCTTCTAACATAATCCTCATTACTGGTGGAAACACTGGGTTGGGGCTGGAAATTGCCCGCGCTCTGTGTCAGTCATCTAAGTCCTACAAAATACTTCTTGCTGGCCGATCTCTAGAAAAGGCAACAGCTGCGACTGAGAAGTTGGCATCTAAGCAGCTCAACGGCTCTACCACGGTGGAGCCCATTCAgcttgatgttgaagatgacgagtCAATCAATTCTGCCTTTAAATTCGTGGAGGAGCAGTTTGGGCGATTGGATGTTCTTGTGAATAACGCAG GTGCAAATTTTGATCGTGAGCTGTATTTGGGAAAGGTTAGCCTACGGGAAGCATGGAACAAATCATGGGCAGTCAATACGGTCGGGTCGCACGTCGTATCTTCCGTCTTTACCCCATTGCTTCTGAAGTCGGCTGATCCGAggctcatcttcattgcAAGCGGTACTGCAACCCTGCACGGACAGACGAAGGAAGAGCG GAGCGCCAAGACTGGAATGAACATGATGATGCGCGAATGGGCACGGGTACTGAAGGAGGACAAGGTGAAAGTGTGCGCAGTAAGCCCAGGTCTGCTGGCTACTGGACTCGGCGGCGATCAAGAATTACTGAGGCAGATGGGAGCCATAGATCCACAGATTGGAGCAGAGCTCGTCACATCAGTTATTGAAGGTGAAAGAGATACGGATATGGGTTTAGTTATCAACATGGCAGGTGTCCAGCCATGGTAA